A stretch of DNA from Rhizobium sp. EC-SD404:
CGGATCGCGGCACGCGCGACAAACGAAAAGCCCGCCTGACCGCCAAGAAAATCGGCCGCCTCTTGCGGGCGGCACGAAAACCCTCCGCTTCGGCACCGCGGCGGAGACCGACAAAACCCAAAGGGAGAACAAAGATGACAGCTTTCGGACGCCTATCCCGCCTCTCCGCCGGTGTTGCGGCGGCAGCCCTCTGCTTCGCAGCGGCAACGACCGTAGCAGGCGCTCAGGACGCGCAGCCCGGCGAAGGTGTGACCATCAACATGGCACAGCCGACCTGGGACACGGGCTATTTCTACACTCAGATCTACAAGCAGATGCTCGAGGAGCTTGGCTACGAGGTCGCAGGCCCAAGCGCGCTCGACAACCCGATCTTTTACCAGTCGGTCGCCCAGGGCGACATGGACCTCTGGGTCGACGGCTGGTTCCCGCTGCACAACACCTACGAGGAAACATTTGCAGAAGGCGCCGAGAAGGTCGGCGTGGTTGCCGCCGGTGGTGCGCTTGAAGGCTACCTGATCGACAAGGCCACTGCCGACGAGCACGGCATCGACAATCTGGAAGACTTCAAGGATCCGGAAATAGCCGCGCTTTTCGACCGCGATGGCGACGGCAAGGCCGATCTCGTCGCCTGCCCGCCCGGCTGGGGCTGCGAAGTCGGCATCGAGCATCACCTTGACGCCTACGGCCTGCGCGATACCGTCAACCCGGTGAAGGCCGGCTACAATGCCTCCATGGCCGATGCTGTTGCAGCCTACGAGGCCGGCGAGCCGATCTTCTTCTACACATGGACGCCGAACTGGACCGTGAACGTGCTGACGCCAGGCGAAGATGTCGTCTGGATCGAAGTGCCGGAGATCGATCTGCCGGAGTCCACCAAGGGTCTTGAAGATGCGGCCACCATGGCCGGCGTCGAAGGCTGCGTGAACGATCCATGCCAGCTCGGCTTCCCGGCAAACGATCTCGTTCCGGTCGCAAACTCCGAGTTCCTGGAAGAGAACCCGTCCGTGCGCGCCCTGCTGGAAGCGGCATCCGTGCCGCTGGATGACGTCTTCGCGCAGA
This window harbors:
- the proX gene encoding glycine betaine/L-proline ABC transporter substrate-binding protein ProX, which gives rise to MTAFGRLSRLSAGVAAAALCFAAATTVAGAQDAQPGEGVTINMAQPTWDTGYFYTQIYKQMLEELGYEVAGPSALDNPIFYQSVAQGDMDLWVDGWFPLHNTYEETFAEGAEKVGVVAAGGALEGYLIDKATADEHGIDNLEDFKDPEIAALFDRDGDGKADLVACPPGWGCEVGIEHHLDAYGLRDTVNPVKAGYNASMADAVAAYEAGEPIFFYTWTPNWTVNVLTPGEDVVWIEVPEIDLPESTKGLEDAATMAGVEGCVNDPCQLGFPANDLVPVANSEFLEENPSVRALLEAASVPLDDVFAQNAKMYEGENSEEDVARHASEWIEENRAEVDEWLTAARDAAS